The Vibrio kanaloae genome has a window encoding:
- a CDS encoding DNA/RNA helicase domain-containing protein, which produces MKSINILSLVQAHSALEPTEYVSYIQHYGVDIKNNEVEDLRYLASNMYEVLPFINIFNDFYVGYKIQHISKEFDLLRFGSNYIINIELKNISDELKIKKQLKRNKYYLSHINRVVHNFTYVVQTNQLYKLDGNEELELVSFNLLTQLLTNQNLLALDNPDSLFNPSDYLVSPFNSTDKFINNQYFLTNQQEDIKDQVISKISNGSRAFISINGGPGTGKTLLTYDIIKHAKNTHNTLIVHCGQLNHGHMKLIQKGWNIIPIKSLTSYNLSAVDLVVVDETQRIYARQLEQLVTDSNSHNISCIFSYDKQQTLSSRERLADIETKINGINGIVKFKLSEKIRTNKEIASFIKVLFNSRRTDVKFNNCGNIDFDYFTDLPTVKNYIQLISNDGWEVLKLTPSLYDTEHHESYANAESKTSHTVIGQEFDNVAVVIDEFFSYDTNGMLVYRSRTYYDSVKMLFQNITRTRKRLKLVIIANKQVLNRCLSILK; this is translated from the coding sequence ATGAAAAGTATAAATATACTATCTCTCGTTCAAGCGCACTCAGCACTTGAACCGACAGAATATGTCTCATACATCCAGCACTACGGAGTAGACATAAAGAATAATGAGGTTGAAGACCTTCGGTACCTAGCATCAAATATGTACGAGGTCTTACCTTTTATTAACATATTCAATGATTTCTATGTTGGATACAAAATCCAGCATATCAGTAAAGAGTTTGACTTGTTGAGGTTTGGTAGTAACTACATAATCAATATAGAGTTGAAAAATATTAGTGACGAACTAAAAATCAAGAAACAGCTAAAAAGAAATAAATACTACCTAAGTCACATCAATAGAGTTGTTCATAATTTTACCTATGTCGTTCAAACCAACCAACTTTATAAGTTGGATGGAAACGAAGAATTGGAGTTGGTGAGTTTCAACTTGTTAACTCAATTGCTGACTAACCAGAACTTATTAGCGCTTGATAACCCAGATTCGCTGTTTAACCCATCTGATTACTTAGTTTCGCCATTTAATTCCACAGATAAATTTATTAATAACCAATACTTTCTGACTAATCAACAAGAAGATATTAAAGATCAAGTCATTAGCAAGATCAGTAATGGTTCAAGGGCGTTTATTTCTATCAATGGTGGTCCGGGGACCGGAAAAACTCTTCTGACTTACGATATTATCAAACATGCAAAAAATACTCATAACACTCTGATTGTGCATTGTGGGCAACTGAACCACGGGCACATGAAACTAATCCAAAAGGGGTGGAATATCATCCCTATTAAGAGTTTAACAAGTTATAATTTATCTGCTGTAGACTTGGTTGTAGTTGACGAAACTCAAAGAATATATGCAAGGCAGTTGGAGCAGTTAGTTACAGATTCAAACAGTCACAATATATCTTGTATATTCTCTTATGATAAACAACAAACTCTATCATCAAGGGAGCGTTTAGCTGATATTGAGACGAAAATAAATGGAATTAACGGTATTGTTAAGTTTAAACTTTCAGAAAAAATTAGAACTAATAAGGAAATAGCTAGTTTTATAAAGGTTTTATTTAACAGTAGACGAACAGATGTTAAATTCAATAACTGTGGGAATATCGACTTTGATTACTTTACAGACTTGCCAACAGTAAAAAACTATATTCAATTAATTAGTAACGACGGTTGGGAAGTTTTAAAATTAACCCCTTCGCTATACGATACAGAGCATCACGAATCGTATGCTAATGCTGAAAGTAAAACCTCTCATACAGTTATCGGTCAAGAGTTTGATAATGTCGCAGTTGTGATCGATGAGTTTTTCTCTTATGACACTAATGGTATGTTGGTCTATCGTTCAAGAACATATTATGACTCAGTCAAAATGTTGTTCCAAAATATTACACGTACTCGAAAGAGACTAAAATTAGTCATAATTGCTAATAAGCAGGTCTTGAATAGGTGTCTGTCAATTTTAAAGTAA
- a CDS encoding AbiU2 domain-containing protein, with protein sequence MKPEIIEEHTGLVKFYDQCDWAWQIHILMKTYCNTEELIGWCSLDTYFGVILKEYAVLQIAKLHDNAETRSNKNHSLLFYCKKYGIERESIVQDFLSDFEPFYKGMQKARNKIIAHCDLKQIQNDNIIGGYTPGTDLEYFRRLHEIIQRLYHAAGIGAPPEWSEMIHRESDELVNTLSKLTKR encoded by the coding sequence ATGAAACCTGAAATAATAGAAGAGCATACTGGCTTAGTGAAATTCTATGACCAATGTGATTGGGCGTGGCAAATACACATTTTGATGAAAACGTATTGTAATACCGAAGAGCTTATTGGATGGTGTTCACTAGACACATACTTTGGTGTCATTTTAAAAGAATATGCAGTACTTCAAATTGCGAAACTACATGACAACGCTGAGACTAGAAGTAACAAAAATCATTCATTACTTTTTTATTGCAAAAAGTACGGCATCGAACGTGAGTCGATTGTGCAAGACTTCTTAAGTGACTTTGAACCATTCTATAAAGGAATGCAGAAAGCGAGAAATAAAATAATTGCTCACTGCGATTTAAAGCAAATTCAAAATGACAACATCATAGGTGGTTATACTCCGGGGACTGACTTAGAGTATTTTCGTCGTCTGCATGAAATCATACAAAGGTTGTATCACGCAGCAGGGATTGGCGCTCCCCCTGAGTGGTCTGAAATGATACATAGAGAGTCGGATGAGCTTGTAAATACGCTCAGTAAGCTAACAAAGCGTTAA
- a CDS encoding site-specific integrase, with product MALKQKITNSSIKNLTIEDKRLNDTEVSGFHARISPKGTVKYYLYYRINGKQRNYFLGAANSLTPAQARDLAKEKSGQVASGEDVQESRHEAKKLEAREGLTLTRFLDEHYQDYLMALNPRTANQSFNSIKNTFAHLGEKRLTDITARDIQEWYTLKRKQGRAPATMSRTFMSFKAALTRAVEWELLDSHSLDKVKLVTEDNTRVRYLSSEEESALLIALDERNDRLRASGSEKLYSDFVKPLVITAINTGARKSELLSLSWEDVSFENRYLTVKAENAKSKKTRRIPLNDTVFNLLSQWRAQNPNQIYVFTPNHRDSAPLIQYPWQCLLKAADISNFRFHDLRHHFASKLVTNGVDLNTVRELLGHSDLKMTLRYAHLAPEHKAAAVNLIG from the coding sequence ATGGCATTAAAGCAGAAGATCACCAACAGCTCTATCAAGAATCTCACCATTGAAGATAAGCGCCTGAACGATACCGAAGTCAGCGGTTTTCATGCGCGTATCTCCCCAAAAGGAACGGTGAAGTATTACCTGTACTATCGAATTAACGGCAAGCAGCGAAACTATTTCTTAGGGGCGGCTAATTCATTAACACCCGCTCAAGCTAGAGACTTAGCCAAAGAGAAATCAGGACAAGTCGCCAGTGGGGAAGACGTACAAGAAAGTCGTCACGAAGCTAAGAAATTAGAAGCCCGTGAGGGACTGACGTTAACCCGTTTTCTTGACGAACATTACCAAGACTATTTGATGGCTTTGAACCCTCGAACGGCTAACCAGTCGTTTAATTCAATTAAGAATACGTTTGCTCACCTAGGAGAAAAACGCCTCACCGATATTACCGCTCGTGACATTCAAGAGTGGTACACCCTCAAACGGAAACAAGGGCGAGCGCCCGCAACAATGAGCCGAACCTTTATGTCGTTCAAAGCGGCACTCACCAGAGCGGTTGAGTGGGAACTACTAGACTCTCACTCACTGGATAAAGTGAAACTGGTCACTGAGGATAATACTCGCGTTCGTTATCTTTCTAGTGAAGAAGAAAGCGCCTTACTTATTGCCCTTGACGAACGTAACGACAGGCTAAGAGCGTCTGGCAGTGAAAAGTTATACTCAGACTTTGTTAAGCCGCTTGTAATTACTGCTATAAACACTGGTGCACGTAAAAGTGAGCTACTGAGCTTATCTTGGGAAGATGTGTCGTTTGAGAATCGTTATCTGACCGTTAAAGCTGAAAATGCCAAGTCTAAGAAAACAAGGCGTATACCGCTTAATGACACCGTGTTTAACCTTCTTAGTCAGTGGCGAGCGCAAAACCCCAATCAAATTTACGTGTTTACCCCTAATCACCGAGACTCTGCACCTCTGATTCAATACCCTTGGCAGTGCCTACTGAAAGCGGCGGATATCTCTAATTTCCGGTTTCACGATTTGCGCCACCACTTTGCGAGTAAACTTGTGACGAATGGTGTGGATTTGAATACAGTTCGTGAGCTGTTAGGACATTCTGATTTGAAGATGACCCTTAGATACGCGCATTTAGCGCCAGAGCATAAAGCCGCAGCTGTGAACCTCATCGGATAG
- a CDS encoding helix-turn-helix transcriptional regulator, translated as MENQEQNKRAYTEQETSTYIGMSRSFLRQARMEGQRKNRTDAPPFIKIGRAVRYLKEDLDRWLDNHTKRDHLSQEECFHA; from the coding sequence ATGGAAAACCAAGAACAAAACAAACGCGCTTACACAGAGCAAGAAACTTCGACTTACATCGGCATGAGCCGTTCATTCCTACGTCAAGCTCGCATGGAAGGGCAACGCAAAAACAGAACGGACGCACCACCTTTCATTAAGATTGGTCGCGCGGTTCGTTATCTTAAAGAAGATTTAGACCGCTGGCTAGACAATCACACTAAGCGAGACCACCTATCACAGGAGGAGTGCTTCCATGCTTAA
- a CDS encoding GFA family protein → MSYAEISCLCGSVKITAESINPNFTVCHCQSCRTWGGAPFFAVKCGTQVKIEGENNVKMYKSSSWASRGFCTECGTHLFYKFKETGEYNMPVGLFPNLEGLKMDMQYFSDMRPSYYCFANETKEMTTEEIMAYFADKV, encoded by the coding sequence ATGTCTTACGCAGAGATTAGCTGTCTATGTGGTTCTGTAAAAATCACAGCAGAAAGCATCAACCCTAACTTCACAGTTTGTCATTGTCAGTCATGTCGAACTTGGGGTGGTGCACCATTTTTCGCAGTTAAATGTGGAACTCAAGTGAAAATCGAGGGTGAGAACAACGTTAAAATGTACAAGTCATCCTCTTGGGCTTCTCGTGGTTTCTGCACGGAGTGTGGAACTCATTTGTTTTACAAGTTCAAAGAAACAGGTGAATACAACATGCCAGTAGGCTTATTTCCAAACTTAGAAGGTTTGAAAATGGACATGCAATACTTTAGCGACATGCGCCCGAGCTATTACTGCTTTGCCAACGAGACTAAGGAAATGACTACAGAAGAAATCATGGCTTACTTTGCGGATAAGGTGTAA
- a CDS encoding competence protein CoiA family protein: protein MLIPFGMKDNKLFDVSEVAKGQACGCICPSCKQPLRANKGDPEKKMHHFSHDPKSQKEGEKRKDCEYSFFVAARLLIKQRLEQMETIDLLLPDGLSHISQRDIVGENHTSTRYYAKAKTLTLCNIEIEKSCIGGELDIVGYCGKHPIGLHFSYDGRLPLDSAANDSDDAILEIDLSELLELYRELKLEEGVTFIDVVLDYVLNSGERLWVNHPRKRLEETKAKSQLEQFIEELNCWLFRKDEDDNDIIEQYYGQGGHYCHSCKRAWLDEHSLPKCPECSRSGRTFGRRAEIKTLRDLNTLRDKQICLKCFTCRTDEFEDICTECYSRYQKYEVKSAKRIVQEIVRNIVGEHY, encoded by the coding sequence ATGCTAATTCCGTTTGGTATGAAAGATAATAAACTGTTCGATGTCAGTGAAGTGGCTAAAGGTCAAGCGTGTGGTTGTATTTGTCCTAGTTGCAAGCAACCTCTGAGAGCTAACAAGGGTGATCCAGAAAAGAAAATGCATCATTTCTCACATGATCCGAAGTCCCAAAAAGAAGGTGAGAAGCGCAAAGATTGTGAGTATTCATTCTTTGTGGCGGCTCGACTTCTAATTAAGCAGCGATTAGAACAAATGGAAACCATTGATCTTCTATTACCAGATGGATTATCACATATTTCACAGCGAGATATTGTCGGTGAAAATCATACGAGTACTCGCTATTACGCCAAAGCTAAAACCCTAACGCTATGTAATATCGAAATTGAAAAGAGCTGCATAGGTGGGGAGCTCGATATCGTCGGTTATTGTGGTAAACATCCTATAGGATTGCACTTTTCTTATGATGGGCGGTTGCCCCTTGATTCTGCGGCGAATGATTCTGATGATGCAATCCTTGAAATAGACCTTTCTGAGTTGTTAGAGCTCTATCGAGAACTCAAACTTGAAGAGGGGGTGACATTTATCGATGTTGTTTTGGATTATGTTCTAAATAGCGGGGAGAGGTTGTGGGTTAATCACCCAAGAAAAAGGTTAGAGGAAACGAAAGCAAAATCGCAACTAGAGCAATTTATTGAAGAGTTGAATTGCTGGTTGTTTAGGAAGGATGAAGACGATAACGACATTATTGAACAGTATTATGGGCAAGGTGGGCATTATTGCCACAGTTGTAAACGAGCTTGGCTAGATGAGCATTCTTTACCTAAATGCCCTGAATGTTCCCGTAGTGGTCGAACGTTTGGACGTAGAGCTGAGATCAAAACATTGAGGGATTTGAATACATTGCGAGATAAGCAAATCTGCCTCAAGTGTTTCACCTGTCGAACGGATGAGTTTGAAGATATTTGTACGGAATGTTATTCGAGGTATCAAAAGTATGAAGTGAAATCCGCAAAAAGGATTGTCCAAGAAATTGTTCGAAATATTGTTGGTGAACATTATTAG
- a CDS encoding VapE domain-containing protein, which yields MLKEPEFPHVKYTESGKTIVLNTADNLKALLKSSGYEAKLNKMTLEPDIFKGKECMGSPDTVRSELISVASIHSLPKPAIDDHFNAVALENSYHPIKGWLSGEWDGQPRVDAVLDCLGAKNPQLARIVLLHWLVGCVACLLVPNFKSKLVPVLQGEQSFKKTAFVERIANVMPSAFLEGAELNPDNKDSVLSVIRSWIVELGELERSTKNCQGALKAFVTRAQDTVRPPYARSDIKKSRQTNLIATVNGTDFLKDETGNSRYAVIELVAETNMDKLNELLGWDYKVTGELTLAESEKLRQFWLEVKHLFLVQKHPWMLSSDAQALVSKESAKYVDKGTWYNMLNDQLETCHGKAREWLTTKQICDLFKVDASKGNVVGKALNQLHKEEKLDKKMLNGSNQYCFPTVIPHTSFL from the coding sequence ATGCTTAAAGAGCCAGAGTTCCCTCATGTGAAATACACCGAGTCCGGTAAAACCATCGTGCTGAATACGGCTGATAACTTAAAGGCGTTACTCAAGAGTTCAGGCTATGAAGCCAAGCTCAATAAGATGACCCTAGAGCCTGATATTTTCAAAGGTAAGGAGTGCATGGGCTCACCCGATACGGTGAGAAGTGAACTGATTTCAGTGGCGTCTATCCATTCATTACCTAAACCCGCCATTGATGACCATTTTAACGCTGTCGCTCTCGAAAATAGCTATCATCCTATTAAGGGTTGGTTATCCGGTGAGTGGGACGGACAGCCAAGAGTTGACGCGGTGTTAGACTGTTTAGGGGCTAAGAATCCACAGCTGGCTAGAATCGTATTGCTACACTGGTTAGTGGGCTGTGTAGCATGTTTGCTTGTGCCTAATTTTAAATCAAAGCTCGTTCCTGTGCTGCAAGGCGAACAGTCGTTTAAGAAGACAGCTTTCGTTGAGCGTATTGCTAACGTGATGCCAAGTGCCTTCTTAGAAGGGGCAGAGCTAAACCCTGATAACAAAGACAGCGTCTTATCGGTGATTCGTTCTTGGATAGTTGAACTAGGGGAGTTAGAGCGTTCTACCAAAAACTGCCAAGGCGCACTCAAAGCGTTCGTTACTCGTGCTCAAGATACCGTTCGTCCTCCTTATGCGAGAAGTGATATCAAGAAGTCACGACAAACGAACCTGATTGCTACGGTAAACGGCACAGATTTCTTAAAAGATGAAACGGGCAACTCACGTTACGCGGTCATTGAACTGGTGGCTGAAACCAATATGGACAAGCTTAATGAATTGCTAGGTTGGGATTATAAAGTAACGGGTGAGCTGACACTGGCAGAGTCGGAGAAACTGCGCCAATTCTGGTTAGAAGTGAAACATCTATTCTTAGTACAAAAGCACCCTTGGATGCTTTCGTCTGACGCTCAAGCCTTGGTATCAAAAGAATCGGCTAAGTACGTGGATAAAGGCACTTGGTACAACATGCTCAATGACCAACTAGAAACCTGTCATGGCAAGGCTAGGGAGTGGCTCACGACTAAACAAATCTGTGACTTATTCAAAGTTGATGCATCTAAAGGTAACGTGGTTGGCAAAGCCTTAAACCAACTACACAAAGAAGAAAAGCTAGATAAGAAAATGCTTAATGGTTCAAATCAATACTGTTTTCCTACCGTCATTCCCCATACTTCATTTCTGTAA